In Bombyx mori chromosome 15, ASM3026992v2, the sequence GGTATCTTCTGGATAGCCTAACGATTAATACTGGACGATTTGTTGTTTAGGCCATGTAGACAGCCCTTAAAAGAATTCCCAATAAAACTCTAGCAAAAAGCTCATGTTCCAGCAGTTCAGTGATAAATAATAGTACCTACTTTTCCGATATTCAGTCACTGATATATTGGCAGTATGATTCGATGTTAACTTCTGAAGCATACTGCCCAGAGAGAACTAGTAACATTTCGTAACAGCCATTCGTAATTGCGGGTAGGTAAATGTATACCGGAAGAGATTAAATTGAAATGAGCAAATATGGACTTCGATTAATCGTAGCGTTAACTATTTTAAAACGATTTACGCTTTTCAGAGCAGCTTCTCTTGGTAGTTTCGTGTATTCAAGTACTCTCTCAACGCTCGTCATTTGATTTTCCATTTCGGCCGATTGCCGCATGCCCCATTGAAAAATTCCAGTCAAAGAAATACATTGGGTTATGGCCAAACCAATACTGCTGCCTTCAAACTCTAGTGGGGAAAACagatgtgtttattattttatttgggaCTTCTTGATTCGGTAGTTCTGGACTAAACTGGTAGTGGTTTTACTGGCGGTAACACGTCTTGTAAGGCCACACGGGTCGATGATAGTACTGATAGTATTTTTGcggtcaagcagtaatgcgtttcggttcgaagggtccGGCAGTCGTTGAAACTGAGGCTTAGAACTCGTGTGTCAAGATAAGCAGCGACATTAACATGGTTCATGCTTATTGGCTCTGGTAGTCACTTAATAAcagatgggccgtaagctcgtttgtcttagcaataaaaatatgttcacAATTTAATTCTGATCTGAATAATTAGTTACCTGTAGTAGTTTTTCCACTTTAACAAAGTTCAACGAATTTCCACGTATATTCTACAAAACTTGATACTAGTTCAACacgaatattatattttatcaaagGTGTTACTGTCTATTAAaatttgaagattttcttaattCGCAAAAGATCTAACGTAATAAAATATACCACTTTCGATTAGTACTGACCAGTTTTCATCAAACAACTAAAGGTTACGCATATTATAAACATCAAACAGATGACGTCTAGGAAATATCCAAAGGCTCTGCTGCATGATATGAAGAGGTACCAGGCCCCACTGTGGAGGTCTTGATGCCGATCAAACTCCTGAGCCAATAAGAATTCAGCGTCGAACGAACGTACCGTTGCCAATCCTAACACGGTCGCATTAACATGACTGAACACAGGACTGCGAGCTAGacagaaataaaataacatttagacAAAcccacttactggtggtagaacctcttgtgattactggtgataggacttcttgtgagtccgcacgggtaagtaccactaccccgcttatttctgcagtgaagcagtaatgcgtttcggtttgaagggtggggcagacgttgtaactaattatactgagatcttagtggtggcgcatttacattgtagatgtctatgggctccagtaaccacttaacaccaggtgggctgtgagctcgtccacccatctaagcaataacaaaaaaatctaatatacatacttatttatttattttatttatacttattgtacacaaaagaaaatacaataaaaaacagatttaaagaattctaaatactatgtacaaaggcgagtaCTTATTCCTTCTAGACGTTTCACTGCGCCCGTGGTGCGAATGTAAATTACACGCAATATATAGAATATTATCAGAGCTGACAATATCGGTATTAATAAGGCTATGTCTATTAATAGTATGACAGTTATAACTCCAACCAGATTCAACATAATCTGAAATATAGACATCGGTTACTCTTAGGGagatcttttttaaattaatatacctagtcttgccataaatagacaaaggaaaaaaaaatctattgcaaataacatttattacttttacagtgtgttagtttaatacataaatataaaacaatttaaagtataaaaagcttattcgaagtggtctccattggctgcaatacagtcctttaaacgttgaggccagttattaatagaagcacgcactatttccatgggaaaaattttcactgccaatcgtacggattgttttagggactccaaattatcatgacgTTTAGAGCAGGCCGTACTCTCTAAacctgaccataaatcataatccagcggattaagatcgggactagacgacggccagtcttcagctctgatgaagtccgaaacgttcgtttccaaccaagactgcgtagaccgagctttatgacctggcgctgagtcttgctggaaggaccattcttgattattgaacatggtgttgttaaggagcTTCACTGCCTGcccaagaatggtatcttgatacacttgtgcccatgttttgatacctttttcacaaaagtatggcccagtcactccttcatagctaataccccaccaaaccatcactgaagtcggatagtgcccacgttgcactctgtcgactaattgggaagcttccttagagctttgagcataaatacggtcattttgtttgttaaaatgttgctcaattgtaaaaattttctcagccgtgaacaaaaattttttatgacctccctttgcataccgcttcagtagttgtttcgattttaccaccctattctcttttaaattagtagttaagaaatgaccacgTCTCTTATAgactgcaagtcctaagtcatcttttaaaatacgcgacatggttctaggtgctatcttcatcttccgagataaaatcttttgccttcggacaggatttcttcgaattctttcccttactgctttgaccacctttttcgtacgaacactacgtggacggccagatctttttctgtcacaaacacaggaggtctcattgcacctattaatagcccggtacacaaacattttactaataccaagcgtatggagagttttaaaaattgcattcggctccatacctactttgtgtaatgcaatcacagcgattcggttctctttatcaccccactccattttaatatcgcaaaatattgtacaatgtattggcgccaaaatgagaaaactcaatgagcaatcatataaaaatgacagattccaaattcaaatgtaatattttgtttatttttaattgtaacagtatttatggccagactaagtaattATTGGGGTGATATTTAAATTGGAACACTCtgtgtatattttataaagaatatttcaagCGTTGATAGCCTAATAAGTCCGGTTGTACTCGAAGTTACGAGAATAGGACGTTTGCAGTAGAGTATCCTGCTACAAACCCATGTTACAAAACATCAgttctaatataatataatggtaCAGTTTgagtaaaaattgtaaaaaataaaaaataaaaccagcgAAATTCAAAATTGTCTCAATTCAAGATGAGCAATAGAatcaacatttaattttgagcTCTGGTTACCGTTCCAAGCCGGCGGATGTCACTGTTCTCTCTCtatacttcaataaaaaaactgtttgttaCTTACCTGAAAACAATCTATCATTGCTTGAGGTAATAATTCATCAATGGCACCCATGTCTTTACTAAATCTATTTAATACCCTTCCAGACGGGTTACTGTGGAAGAAGTTCATCGGTGATCTAGATATGGACTCAAACATGTTGTCGTGTAGCCtgcaaatagtttaataacaagAGTTAGTGCTAAAACACACTCACACAAATCGTTGACGATTTTTGGTGATTAAGTATCAattagatgatgaccgagcattgctcggtttttttttgataacgccatcttggttagttgcctcaattaagaaaaatagtattattattcgccaatatatgtcgggaagagttgattattgaaaaaacgaataaaacaacattttctgaaaataaatcgtagctagatcgatttatcgcccctgaaatcccctgtatactaaattttatgaaaatcgttggagccgtttcccagattcagattatatattatatacaagaattgctcgtttaaaggtataaaatataaaataacataagaTTTGTTCAAATTTTTACCGGATAGAAGATTTCATGCACAAAGAGAAGAACAGGAAGGCTCTTATTAAAGCGACGACAATAGTTGCTGTCGTAATCACTGCAAATATGATCACGAAATCGTTTCGGACTAGTCGCTGTTCGTCCCATATAGCAATATCCATGGTTGCGTCACCCGTAAGCCTGTCCTCGACGGCGCTCCTGTTAATGACGTCACGCATACGATAAAtcgtaatttgaaattaatcaaTTGCAATTGTAATTCGAATACCATCGACTGATCCAATAGTCGCATGCACTAGCACAGAACTGTGCCAGAAAGAACATGACACAGACGATCGCAACGCATGGACACGATGCCCCAGAGAGGAAATAGTCACGGTACACCGAACCCTTGACTCGGCCTATTGTTTGTGATTCGCTCTCAGGTTTTTGATCCTAAAATTTGCATTTTCATTTGTgcttttattaataattgaatatgcaatttcgaaaagggcgcatgtcgcatattttgtcaaatacgttttttcataatatacatataattttgagcttacctacacccattttataataattccagtaattttcaattgctaattaacacttaaatgtatctcaaaagttaatattttaaattttacactgctttagaaaataataagtttttttcatttcctgaacactttacattttcagagatgtgccctttttgaaattgcatattcaattgaaatGTGAGTAGGATTATAGGGATAACCTTACAATAAGGCTTGTATCGATCAGTACAGAGTAATGTCTGCCGTGTAAACTGATTGTGCTCGGTTGAATCGAGCTTCCTTGTAAAGCTGGGGCGCTTTCGTCTTCATGCGTTTCTTTAGCGTTCTCTTGTATAAATTCCAGTATCTTTAGTTCTCTGTCCTAAAACAATATAGaacaaaattaacatttcaGACCGAATTTTATGTCCACATCGTATTCGTATtgtagactagcgacccgccctcgcttcgcttcggaaacattaaattttattattgataggcgagtcccgccatgttgcgcgcggtacgacgataactgcaggtgacgccgcggggcgaagctaatctaaaaaaagtagccgaagttactccttatatcatcagctacctatttttgaaagtctcatcaaaatcggtccagccgttccagagattagccggaacaaacagacagacagacagagagacagacagacagacaaaaattgtaaaaaatgttattttggtgtatgtaccgtatatatattcatacggATGTAgtaaaagcggttatttcaatattacaaacagacactctaattttatttatatgtatagatgtatagatatTTGGGAGCTATTACGCTTAAGCCCTCAAAGCCACCTTCCGCGATTATTTTTCCTTTGTCCATAATGATGACTTGATCCATTGATTTAATGAACTGTAGTTGATGCGTAACTAAGAGGACGGTTTTGTTTGACAGGAATCTGGTGACAATTTTTTGGTTAGCATATTGTAATATGCAAATGATAACAGATCAAGATTATTATATACCTTTTTATGCATTCTTCGAAAATGTGCTTTGCAACATGTGTATCAACAGCCGACAGTGGATCGTCCAACAAATAAATATCTGCCTAAGTgcaaaatattagaataatctACATTGTTCAAGCATTCtagtaactaataataataagttcGAAGATAATCATTATGACGAATATAAGTAATGGTTATACATTAACAATAAATCAATACCTACTTCTTTGTATACAGCTCTTGCTAAATTGATACGGGCACGTTGTCCTCCACTTAATGATAGTCCACGTTCTCCAACGACCGTTTTATCTCCGTGCGGAAACAAAGAAATATCCCTTTCGAGAGCGCATACCTTGCACACTTCCACATATCTAGCCTTTTTATAAGGCTGTCCAAACAGAATATTTTGTCTCACGGAACCTACATAAATAaagatgtttaaaataatactcAAGCTATTACAATAATTTGCGATAATAaggatttttgtttaattttacctACGAATAGCCATGGGTTTTGACTGGCGTAGCTAACAATTCCGTTCACTTCGACACTACCTGTAGTGCATGGCAGTTCTTTAAGAATCAAATGTAATAAAGTTGATTTACCAGAACCTACTGATCCAACTACAATGGCCATTGTTTCAGAATAAATCTATAAGaatattagatattattatagttaataATGGAAGCAGTAGTTAAGCATGTTACAATAATCTATCAATTCATTCAACTAAcagtcaaatttaaattttcgacGTCTCCTTTTTTATCCGAATTTATCCATTTCGTACCAGCTTCATCAAACTGAACAGCAatttgtttaaatgtttctttGACAAAAttgttgaattaattatttggaaaatggtatctacatttaaataaaaaatgaatattctACTTAACGTTGATCTTATTCATGCTACTATGTATATACTACTTAGAAATATTACATAATCACATTAGAGGGTGGTTGCATTTTACATGCAAATAATATAACTGTATAAGTTTctacttcttttgtattttatcttgtatatttttagtatttatttgtatttaatcgtatgtaagtttatcttatatggtatttatttttcacatgtgtatataattatatatttttatgtaagtttattaagatatagcaccgtccagttcacTTATTCCTCTCcatgcaaggttgcctggaagagatcgcttttagcaataaggccgccaatttatatcaccgacttttatttgttttattattttactctgTACATGGTacggtgttaaataaagagttatattattattgttattattgtgtaataaataagAATTACCTACCTTTATTTTTGTCTCTTGTTTTGGTTTGCGAAGTACCGGCATCGGACTGACTAACAGAGCTATGAAGctgtggttttttttccttaacTAAAGACAAAcgataatatgtattttgataatatgtttttattttataatacttcTATTATGCTTATTTAGTATTAGGAAATACGGGAATACGATTCCGTCCTCCTCGAGGATATACCACTATTTTTCGTTTAGGAGTCGAAATTCGATCATCTTGGATTCAATTTATTAGGCActaaacgaaaataataaaatcggtTGACAAACAGCGAATAAAACCGTTTTGTATTTGCCCATTTATGTACGAGTATAGACACAATCAGTATTACAACTATATTTCATATAATTACTATTGATATTACTTCATTCCGGAATTTTATTTCTTAACCTAATTTTTCCATATCGCATTTAGGTGTTAGACAAGAAATCAAAAGGTCTACGATCTATCCAGTTCTTTggtttatcaataaaatttgaatttgttcgcttttataattattataaggtAATTTATAGTCATTACAAATAGCTTTTCATCTCATCATCAatcaaaagaaacaaaacagaaAACACAAAACAAGACAGATATATCGTCGGCTAATCGTCAGTTTTTGTCTTAATAATCTTTTCAAGAATATATCTCAACTACAACAAGAACCCACCATTGTCGAATTCGCCAACAATTGGAGAAAGGTTAACATTACAGACTTGTAAGTGTAAATATCAAGGAAGCGATCCTAACATTTTCTTTCAAGCTAACTAAATATGTTGGAGCCAATCTCAGTTTTACTTTCGCATACCTAATTCTTATTTCGAACTATGTCAGTTTTCGAGCTACggctttgctttttttttctacctatgctgatgagGCTATTatatgaggctatttcagcttcaccctaacatgtaggtgagctcacggggctcaaactggaagtgttgttaacactggctctagcaggagcagtgcttcgcagaaactaccaccggatcggaaacgcggtccactgagaaaatccggcgagaaactcagtgggctgtgtctatgggttaattcactcgccgagcccttcgtcgcaagcgacggattcgacgaggacggtgaccagatGGTTTTGTTATAACTGCTTATAACCGCTCGGAAGCTAATAAGCGTggcggtttgaagagtaggataGCAGTTTTGCCAACGAAATTTCGATCTCCTTTTTATTGATGAGCGGCGACTCAAGCTTTGTCGTGTCAGCGGAATTAGGGAACTTCTTAATACGATTCCCTATTCGGACTGTCAACCGTTTAGACTAATAATACAACATTATTATATTGCATATCAAACATACCGTCAACCCTGACTCGTTTTCTGGTACTTTCTTTTTGTGATTTATCCTCAGATGTAATTCTAGGTTGAATTTGACATTCCTCGCTTATAAGATAATCTCTGATTCTTTGAACGGCCACGTTCATTTCAGCAATCTTAAAATATATcttagtaattatttaattactagctgactcggcagacttcgtagtgcctcaatggataaataaaagacctaaacttttgtataaaataaacttaaaacatacaaatggAATCCgtgcgacgggggacacataaaaggaaaaacaaaattgttatttttatttaattccgggtattttcatatttatctaccttttaaaccttctctggacttccacaaataattcaaaaccaaaattagccaaatcggtccagccgttctcgagtttcagcgagactaacgaacgttttgaagtcgtcgtggcctaaaggataagacgtccggtgcattcgtgttgaagcgatgcaccggtgttcgaatcccgcaggcgggtaccaatttttctaatgaaatatgtactcaacaaatgttcacgattgacttccacggtgaaggaataacatcgtgtaataaaaatcaaacccgcaaaattataatttgcgttattactggtggtaggacttcttgtgagtccgcgcggataggtaccaccgccctgcttatttctgccgtgaagcagtaatgcgtttcggtttgaagggtggggtagccgttgtaactatactgagactttagaacttgtatctcaaggtgggtggcgcgtctacgttgtagatgtctatgggctccagtaaccacttaacatcaggtgggctgtgagctcgtccacacatctaagcaataaaaataaaaaaaaaaaaaaaaaacagcaattcatttttatatatacttacttATAGATATTCTATTACTAAACGAATTTTGTGcaagaaaacaaaacaatcaaCAACGTCGAACCCTATCAAAACGAGGCTTTCTTTGATACATTTTAATCTAATTTCAGCATAGAGTTAGTGATTCTGCGCGAAGTGTCTTTACAGGTACGCAGGTATAAagaattttttattagattttatttataggTTTATAGATTTTATTAGATTGTACAATTAAAATGTCCTAATCATTATCAATAGTAACAGTTTGACGATTTATAGCTTACCTGGCCTATTGCTTGAGGGAAATACAAACACATCGTTTGCTTAGTGATGTTGTAATAGCTTGTtaggaaaaaaacattttcgacGGTTATTTGACCGACAAACGTCACGTAGAGCAAAACAGTGAAGAATATTGCAAAACGGGAGATGAACATTATAAAAGACATTATCACTCCACGAATGTACGATGTCATCTTGATGTAGTGAATTTCGTGCCTAAAAgatcataatataaattatcGTAAATATCGTATCgatcgtaaataataaataactgagaataaatcacgcacggtcatccggccctaaATTAGGATTATCGGTGTATCTTATGGATACCAGAGAGTGACATGCATACATATAATAGACGattaaaatatacttatatattatacatagataataaacacccagacaaagagctaACAAACAtgtttatcacacgaatgtttgcccgatgagGGAATCAAACCCATAACCCTCGGCACAACAGTGAGATCCGCTAACTAGTGCACCATCGAGTCAGTCGAatgtattttgttaaaaaatggctctattacattgaaatatacaaaaaattaaatatttaatttggttATAGTTACAACATCCCGCGGACCACGTCGTTGGTCGtagactatcgcctcgacgacccgtcggttggacgtcctcggggtggcgccgcgtgtctggttgtattgttgaccgcgggaaccccctactctgaccgggttttgaacccggacggagatcggacgtcgggtgtaacaGTGCAGGGaggtcgtttagtgggtgggccctaaaactccttgggcccgcggtctgctctcaacacctgcagatcgttgagtcccaaataccccgcgcgccccctaggcgcgtgGACCTCGTAGGAAGCTCgggccccggcccgaaaaaaaaaatagttacaaCATTCCGTGATCCAAAACAAAAGCATGGTGTTCACATGCTTACCTCTaacttctttttaattttatagggAAATTTTTCGGCTAAACGGATATGTCTATAAGAACATTACCAATGAGATATCCATTTCATCTTACCACcactaatcacttaacaccaaatgcaCCTTGATCTAGTCGACCCATTTAAGGCAATAATTAACAACATAAATTCAGGTATCAGATATACCCAAAATATATCAATATTCATACCGTCTAACAATATCTATTATACGTTGGAATGGTTTTTCCCAAGTGTACATCTTGATCACTTCTATACCTATTATAATTTCTTTCATTAAATTTACACGTTCGTCGCTCGTCACTGCGGTTGCTTTTCGATAATACGCCGTTTGACATCCAAGGAATACTAAACACAATTGCCGTTTATTACTAAAGATGTATTACTTAATGGTTataattaaaatctatataataatcaatttaaaacTATACGAACTCTGAAATGGAATGGCAACGATGAGTACTAGCGAGCCATATATTGCGGGCAATCCCATTTCGCGATACAGGTACACAGTCATTaactaaaaacaaacattttttttaaatagtaatgcaCTTTTGATTGTAAATTCGATTATTTAGCAAATTTCACGCTTACCAACGTCTCCAAAGGTCCAATCCAAAGGTAATGT encodes:
- the LOC101741236 gene encoding ATP-binding cassette sub-family C member 4; the encoded protein is MDTGPKLRRQMNPRYRANWFSILTFGWTLETFKFGYSRDIKDSDLYAPLPEHRSHDLGNSVEKAWEREVEIARTREKNAKPSLWLVIFKVFGSEFMLYGLILAAMEFLIRLQQPLFLGLLLRYYSPIQDANIGNLTMSSTYLSRLFNYYEIDSSVTWGEAVFFAFGIVFCSTLNVMVQHPIMMSIMHLGMKIRVGMCSLIYRKALKVSLQVISENSAGLVVNLMANDVNRFDSGPIFAHYLWIGPLETLLMTVYLYREMGLPAIYGSLVLIVAIPFQIFLGCQTAYYRKATAVTSDERVNLMKEIIIGIEVIKMYTWEKPFQRIIDIVRRHEIHYIKMTSYIRGVIMSFIMFISRFAIFFTVLLYVTFVGQITVENVFFLTSYYNITKQTMCLYFPQAIGQIAEMNVAVQRIRDYLISEECQIQPRITSEDKSQKESTRKRVRVDVKEKKPQLHSSVSQSDAGTSQTKTRDKNKETFKQIAVQFDEAGTKWINSDKKGDVENLNLTIYSETMAIVVGSVGSGKSTLLHLILKELPCTTGSVEVNGIVSYASQNPWLFVGSVRQNILFGQPYKKARYVEVCKVCALERDISLFPHGDKTVVGERGLSLSGGQRARINLARAVYKEADIYLLDDPLSAVDTHVAKHIFEECIKRFLSNKTVLLVTHQLQFIKSMDQVIIMDKGKIIAEGGFEGLSDRELKILEFIQENAKETHEDESAPALQGSSIQPSTISLHGRHYSVLIDTSLIDQKPESESQTIGRVKGSVYRDYFLSGASCPCVAIVCVMFFLAQFCASACDYWISRWSAVEDRLTGDATMDIAIWDEQRLVRNDFVIIFAVITTATIVVALIRAFLFFSLCMKSSIRLHDNMFESISRSPMNFFHSNPSGRVLNRFSKDMGAIDELLPQAMIDCFQIMLNLVGVITVILLIDIALLIPILSALIIFYILRVIYIRTTGAVKRLEGITRSPVFSHVNATVLGLATVRSFDAEFLLAQEFDRHQDLHSGAWYLFISCSRAFGYFLDVICLMFIICVTFSCLMKTEFEGSSIGLAITQCISLTGIFQWGMRQSAEMENQMTSVERVLEYTKLPREAALKSEPNKKPPPDWPSQGRIDFEDLSLKYSPDGNLVLHNLQFSILPKEKVGIVGRTGAGKSSIIAALFRLAYLEGAIIIDGIDITNIGLHDLREKISIIPQEPVLFSGTMRKNLDPFDEYSDEVLINALKSVELQGEGESVGVLYKDVSEGGSNFSVGERQLVCLARAIVHNDRILVLDEATANVDAQTDSLIQNTIREHFKECTVLTIAHRLNTVIDSNKILVLDAGRLVEFDHPHILLQNKRGQFRKMVQETGPSMSNLLHKLASQNYKKSKI